One region of Quercus lobata isolate SW786 chromosome 2, ValleyOak3.0 Primary Assembly, whole genome shotgun sequence genomic DNA includes:
- the LOC115963044 gene encoding glutelin type-A 3-like — translation MEFDLTPKIAQKVFEGEGGAYYSWSSSKFPILGEDKVGAGKLVLQPRGFALPHYADSSKVGYVLGGGDGIVGMVFPKTSKEVVLKLKKGDVIPVVMGAVSWWFNDGDSELVIVFLGETSKSYIPGEFTYFFLSGALGIMGGFSPEFLSRAYKMNKDEANKLAKSQTGVLIIKLQEGKTMPKPNENYTNKLLYNIEATLPDIRVKNGGQVTTLTEAKFPFLDQVELSTKLVRLDANAMFSPTYTTDSSVQLIYVVKGIGQIQIVGINGKQVLDTEVKPGHLLVVPRFFVVAKLAGGDGLECFSITTSKKPAFENLASKASVWQALSPLVIEASLNVSTELEELFKSKIGKNTILIPFNN, via the exons ATGGAGTTTGACTTGACACCCAAGATTGCACAAAAGGTTTTCGAGGGAGAAGGTGGAGCATACTATAGTTGGTCAAGTTCTAAATTTCCGATACTTGGTGAGGACAAGGTTGGTGCTGGTAAGCTTGTTCTGCAGCCTCGAGGCTTTGCTCTTCCCCACTATGCAGATTCTTCCAAAGTCGGTTATGTTCTTGGAG GTGGTGATGGAATTGTTGGAATGGTATTCCCTAAAACATCAAAGGAGGTGGTATTGAAACTCAAGAAAGGAGATGTCATACCTGTGGTAATGGGAGCAGTCTCATGGTGGTTCAATGATGGAGATTCTGAATTGGTTATAGTATTCTTAGGTGAAACTTCAAAGTCATATATTCCTGGCGAATTCACCTACTTCTTTTTAAGTGGGGCTCTAGGTATCATGGGGGGTTTCTCTCCAGAGTTCCTTAGTAGAGcttataaaatgaataaagatGAAGCAAATAAGCTCGCAAAAAGCCAAACTGGGGTTCTGATAATTAAGCTACAAGAAGGAAAAACTATGCCTAAACCAAACGAAAACTATACTAATAAATTGCTCTATAACATTGAAGCTACATTGCCTGATATTCGTGTCAAGAATGGTGGACAAGTCACTACATTGACAGAAGCCAAGTTTCCTTTTCTTGATCAAGTTGAGCTGAGCACCAAACTCGTTAGACTTGATGCTAATGCAATGTTTTCACCAACGTATACTACTGATTCTTCAGTTCAATTGATTTATGTTGTGAAAGGGATTGGTCAGATTCAAATTGTGGGCATTAATGGTAAGCAAGTCTTGGACACTGAAGTGAAGCCTGGTCACTTGCTTGTTGTACCAAGATTTTTTGTGGTTGCCAAACTTGCAGGTGGAGATGGACTGGAATGTTTCTCTATAACAACATCTAAGAA GCCTGCCTTCGAGAATTTAGCTAGTAAGGCATCAGTATGGCAAGCATTATCTCCTTTGGTGATTGAAGCCTCCCTGAATGTTTCTACAGAGTTGGAAGAACTTTTCAAGtcaaaaattggaaaaaacaCTATCCTTATCCCtttcaataattaa